The Humulus lupulus chromosome 4, drHumLupu1.1, whole genome shotgun sequence genome has a window encoding:
- the LOC133831041 gene encoding uncharacterized protein LOC133831041, which produces MWQALLAAAVAGSTGIVAKHLFKATPDPTTLATEKPTIIHDHEEDEDESQGIQFLGSSGHLGLSHASAYVCEDGIFRFSSMEVNGGRVGSKKLSKKSRVLGRQLKKGVGFERSDGLEQRRSVRRFGVCLKRRKTSKKVAGKNETYSSSSSNDTSLFGWGLGVGIMYMMSAGRVEFSKLNTAMSETAKVVEQLKTEIHKRKFSPNLEVAGGACEVISNHNDSHPDLNKSSRIEQLGPNDINNFNPMIIDGECGSSALTEEPEPGVQEMDQLEKELEFELQKLPWCTVEASDFEDSIDLVETEISAQLFPAEQERQDSGILPVELDQKLCHLLIERQENPIEELESELHVAQSKLHEKEAELQALKDCVKRLTQFSISSLSDDETETEAEQEQTLDWNHKKVGSESKEPGVGMKRPLDSNIVKYNIIS; this is translated from the exons ATGTGGCAAGCTCTCTTGGCCGCGGCCGTTGCTGGATCCACCGGCATAGTCGCCAAGCACCTCTTCAAGGCCACCCCTGATCCCACTACTCTCGCCACCGAGAAACCAACCATTATTCACGATCACGAGGAGGATGAGGATGAGAGCCAGGGAATCCAGTTTTTGGGATCTTCTGGTCATCTGGGTTTGTCTCATGCGAGCGCTTATGTATGTGAAGATGGGATCTTTAGGTTTTCCAGTATGGAGGTGAATGGGGGTCGAGTTGGTTCGAAGAAATTGAGTAAGAAAAGTAGGGTTTTAGGTCGTCAGTTGAAGAAAGGAGTTGGGTTTGAGAGATCTGATGGTTTGGAGCAGAGGAGgagtgtgaggaggtttggtgtTTGCTTAAAGAGAAGGAAGACTAGCAAAAAAGtagctggaaagaatgaaacctattcttcttcttcttctaatg ATACCTCCTTATTTGGATGGGGACTTGGGGTTGGGATAATGTACATGATGTCAGCTGGGAGAGTCGAGTTCAGTAAGCTAAATACAGCAATGAGTGAGACGGCAAAGGTTGTTGAACAGTTAAAAACAGAGATTCATAAAAGGAAATTTTCTCCAAATCTTGAAGTTGCAGGTGGTGCATGTGAGGTCATTTCTAACCACAATGATTCTCACCCAGACCTTAACAAGTCAAGCAGAATTGAACAACTTGGCCCTAATGACATCAACAACTTCAATCCTATGATCATTGATGGTGAATGTGGAAGTAGTGCTCTTACAGAAGAACCTGAGCCAGGGGTGCAGGAAATGGATCAACTGGAAAAGGAGCTTGAATTCGAACTACAAAAACTTCCATGGTGCACTGTAGAAGCTTCCGACTTTGAGGATTCAATAGATCTGGTTGAG ACCGAAATTTCAGCTCAACTGTTCCCTGCTGAACAAGAGAGACAAGATTCTGGAATTTTGCCAGTAGAGCTCGATCAGAAATTGTGTCATTTGCTTATTGAACGACAGGAAAACCCAATAGAGGAACTGGAATCTGAATTGCATGTGGCCCAAAGCAAACTTCATGAGAAAGAAGCTGAGCTCCAAGCACTGAAGGACTGTGTTAAGCGCCTAACACAGTTTTCTATTTCATCTTTATCAG ATGATGAAACCGAGACAGAAGCTGAACAAGAGCAGACCCTTGATTGGAATCACAAGAAGGTTGGATCTGAGTCAAAAGAACCAGGAGTTGGGATGAAAAGACCTCTTGATTCAAATATCGTGAAATATAACATTATTTCATAA
- the LOC133831040 gene encoding uncharacterized protein LOC133831040, with product MMKLSTKPISSPGRTEKFPPPLMRFLRTNVGSKSRGRSRASPMFVRKKNPSAIETQEPSSPKVTCMGQVRVRRSSKQKPSKPRRTKPAPTKVGDSVGCRCRWIPRALLCRHFAETFTPKLCRPVWSKWCSYFQVSFRRKVGSREEPSKIGSRFDVKSQDSDEEEEEKREAKIFAATTATTTCSSSPPKNAFILTRCRSAPYRSSSLASRFWGSPLNSENIEQKEEEEEEDSSNERKPISKLESFEPIEPEIEQKLKLCQEVNESTTSTEKISPESANTENEKEEEESKTEKVAGFERPLILTRCKSEPARTGEKLDPELLFWKNTRLGIVNSCSPTVCD from the coding sequence ATGATGAAGTTATCCACAAAACCCATATCGAGTCCGGGTCGGACAGAGAAGTTTCCACCTCCATTGATGAGGTTTCTAAGAACCAATGTAGGAAGCAAAAGCAGAGGAAGGTCACGTGCGAGTCCCATGTTTGTGAGGAAGAAGAACCCTTCTGCCATTGAAACTCAAGAGCCTTCTTCTCCAAAAGTTACATGCATGGGTCAAGTTCGAGTCAGAAGGTCCTCCAAACAAAAACCCAGTAAGCCTCGTCGGACTAAGCCAGCTCCGACGAAGGTGGGAGATTCGGTTGGTTGCCGGTGTAGATGGATTCCGAGAGCTCTGTTATGCCGCCATTTTGCTGAGACATTTACACCCAAGTTGTGTAGACCTGTTTGGAGCAAGTGGTGTTCGTATTTTCAAGTTAGTTTTCGGAGAAAGGTTGGGAGTAGAGAAGAACCCTCTAAGATTGGTTCGAGATTCGATGTAAAGAGTCAAGATTcagacgaagaagaagaagaaaaaagagaagctAAGATatttgctgctactactgctacgacTACTTGTTCCAGCTCTCCGCCTAAGAACGCTTTCATTTTGACTCGGTGTAGATCTGCTCCGTATAGATCTTCATCTTTAGCTTCTAGATTCTGGGGTTCCCCATTAAATTCTGAAAATATAGagcaaaaagaagaagaggaagaagaagattcTTCCAATGAGCGAAAACCCATTTCAAAGTTAGAGTCTTTTGAGCCAATCGAGCCAGAGATTGAACAAAAGTTAAAGCTTTGCCAAGAAGTTAACGAGTCAACGACCTCAACTGAGAAAATATCTCCCGAGTCGGCAAACACAGAgaatgaaaaagaagaagaagaatcgaAAACAGAAAAAGTTGCAGGGTTCGAACGACCGCTCATACTAACAAGGTGTAAATCAGAACCGGCCAGAACCGGAGAGAAGCTCGATCCAGAGTTGCTTTTCTGGAAAAACACAAGGTTGGGTATCGTAAATTCATGCTCACCAACTGTTtgtgattaa